The Bifidobacterium asteroides genomic interval TTGAGCTGGGCCAGCACCTCCTCGCCGAGCATGGCGAACCCGCCGTCGCCGCTCAGGGAGTAGACGGTCGATTCCGGATGCTCCAGCTTGGCAGCCAAGGCGGCCGGCACGGCATAACCCATGGTGGCGTGCTTGCCGGAGACGGTCCAGCGGTTGGTGGGCTTCAGATGCAGCAGGCGCAGGAAGTCGATGTCCACATTGCCCACATCGGGGATGACAATGTCATTGTCCTCAAGCTGCTGATCGATGACGTGGAAGACAGGCTCGGGCCTCAGGGGCGTGCGGGTGTCCTCGTTGAAGGAGGCCAGCCACTGGTCCCAGTTCTCCTTGCTGCGCAGGCAGGCCCTGTAGAAGACGGACTCCTCCTGGTCCTGGCCAGCGGCGGTTATAGCCTTGAGGGCCTCGCGGGCATCGGCCTGGATGGCCAGGACCACATTGGCCTGGAAGCGCTTGCCCAGCTTGACCGGGTTCAGATCGATCTGGATGACCTTGGTGTTGGGGGTGACGAACATGGACCCGAAGGGGTTGTCCGAACCCACCCAGACCGTCAGATCCGAGGTGTAGATGGCCTCCGTGGCGGTCTTGGTGGCCACGCGGCCGGCCGACTGCAGGTAGGCAGGATAGGTGTCCTCCACAATCCCCTTGGCCGGGAAGGTGGAGACCATGGGCATCTTGAAACGCTCGGACATGGCGACCAGCTCATCGCGAGCGCCGGCAGCGCCCTGGCCGAAGTAGAGCAGCGGGGCCTTGGCGGACTGGATGATCTCCACCGCCTTGCTGACCTGATCGGCCGCGGGCTTCAGAGGCTCCGGCTTGCGGAAGTTAGGCGCAGAAGCCACCGGGCGGTCGTCGATCTCGGCCCAGGCCAGGTCCTTGGGGATGATGACCACGGAGACCCCGTGGCTGGCATAGGCGCGGCGGATGGCCTCGTCCACCAGGGCCGGCAGCCCCTGGGCGTTGGTGGCGGCCCGGGCGAATACGGCCACATCGGTAAAGATAGGCACCTCGTCCATGGCCTGGAAGAAGTCCATGTTCATAAAGGCCTGGGGCACCTCGCCCACCAGGGCCAGCACCGGCACGCCGTCCTCACGCGCATCATAGAGGCCATTGAGCAGGTGGACCGCACCAGGGCCAGACGAACCGAAGCAGACGCCGATCCGGCCAGTCAGCTTGGCCTCGCCGGCGGCAGCCAGAGCTCCGGCCTCCTCATGACGGACCTGGATAAAGTCGATGCGCTCGC includes:
- the spxB gene encoding pyruvate oxidase, producing MANRINAGDAVLHVLEQWGVPRIYGLPGGSFDSMMNAIHNERERIDFIQVRHEEAGALAAAGEAKLTGRIGVCFGSSGPGAVHLLNGLYDAREDGVPVLALVGEVPQAFMNMDFFQAMDEVPIFTDVAVFARAATNAQGLPALVDEAIRRAYASHGVSVVIIPKDLAWAEIDDRPVASAPNFRKPEPLKPAADQVSKAVEIIQSAKAPLLYFGQGAAGARDELVAMSERFKMPMVSTFPAKGIVEDTYPAYLQSAGRVATKTATEAIYTSDLTVWVGSDNPFGSMFVTPNTKVIQIDLNPVKLGKRFQANVVLAIQADAREALKAITAAGQDQEESVFYRACLRSKENWDQWLASFNEDTRTPLRPEPVFHVIDQQLEDNDIVIPDVGNVDIDFLRLLHLKPTNRWTVSGKHATMGYAVPAALAAKLEHPESTVYSLSGDGGFAMLGEEVLAQLKYHAPVINVVFSNRSLGYIEAEQRDDSHQPLSGVDLPDTDWAKVGEGMGALGFTVRTVADARHAFSEARKADRSSVIDVKLTGASPLDTRYMRFPETCSDPDQVEKFVKTYEAGDLRSLAYWMGQEARKG